One Asterias rubens chromosome 1, eAstRub1.3, whole genome shotgun sequence genomic region harbors:
- the LOC117288172 gene encoding synaptotagmin-16-like isoform X4, translated as MGKAGSLCCCCKSPAKDDDDVFSVSSGSTLKETTPLLSSALTSVSELPKSETHSQNSDTSGKPELLLLVNAPDLVQTNSNDKSYNNARDGLRKDNIYNQTKDNGSLGSRTRNIDDGNSDFSYTFKRVGNTQKATGTTGVRGDDVSLAEQGMTRGSTGSLEYHDDPEEIREEGGDEAYLVTAGEPEPVPEDVLNYQESAPTIGQLEVIFDYNGDGNRMNITIIKGLGLPTKENGGASAWRLRIMLYPKKQRTKTRIRESEEPVFKELFRFTRIRPHELVNSAIRFRLYGAERMRKERLIGEGLVKFSSLNTSSKESVIVNLVSRSEAVGGGTASPYSSNSDLSASGESNASLQSLAHGGLPELLVGLTYNATTGRLAVELIKGSHFKQHAAGRAPDSYVRIALMSSSGFEMTKSKTSVRRGQPNPTFKETFIFQVAQFQLADVTLMFSVFNKRGMKRKETIGWFTMGLSNSSDEETAHWKEMRESKGHQVCRWHAMSDK; from the exons ATGGGCAAGGCTGGGAGTCTTTGCTGTTGCTGTAAGTCTCCTGctaaggatgatgatgatgtgttCTCTGTGTCTAGTGGCAGTACGCTGAAAGAAACCACACCCCTCCTGTCCTCTGCTCTAACCTCTGTATCCGAGCTGCCAAAGAGCGAAACCCACTCCCAGAATAGTGACACCAGCGGGAAGCCAGAGTTGCTGCTGCTGGTCAACGCTCCGGACCTTGTACAGACAAATTCAAACGATAAATCTTATAATAACGCCAGGGATGGGTTACGGAAAGATAACATCTATAACCAAACCAAAGACAATGGATCTTTGGGAAGTCGAACTAGGAATATTGATGATGGAAACAGTGATTTCTCCTACACATTTAAAAGGGTCGGTAATACTCAAAAAGCGACTGGAACAACAG GTGTTCGAGGAGATGACGTATCATTGGCAGAGCAGGGTATGACTCGAGGAAGTACAGGTTCCTTGGAGTACCACGATGATCCAGAAGAAATCCGGGAGGAAGGCGGGGACGAGGCCTATCTTGTGACTGCCGGAGAACCTGAACCTGTGCCTGAG GATGTTCTCAACTATCAGGAGTCTGCCCCCACCATTGGACAGCTGGAGGTGATCTTCGACTACAACGGAGACGGTAACCGAATGAACATCACCATCATCAAGGGCCTTGGGCTGCCTACCAAGGAGAATGGGGGCGCTTCGGCGTGGAGGTTGCGCATCATGCTCTATCCCAAGAAGCAACGCACCAAGACCCGAATCCGAGAGAGCGAGGAGCCCGTCTTCAAGGAGCTTTTCCGGTTCACCCGCATCCGACCCCATGAGCTGGTCAACTCGGCCATCCGCTTCAGGCTGTACGGTGCCGAGAGAATGCGCAAGGAGAGACTGATCGGCGAGGGCCTCGTCAAGTTCTCATCCCTCAACACCTCCTCAAAGGAGAGCGTCATAGTCAACTTAGTCTCGAGAAGTGAAGCT gtggGAGGTGGCACAGCATCCCCTTATTCCAGTAATTCAGACCTATCAGCCAGCGGGGAGAGTAACGCTTCGCTACAGTCTCTCGCTCACGGTGGACTACCTGAACTTCTGGTTGGATTGACTTACAACGCCACCACGGGGCGTCTCGCTGTCGAGCTGATCAAGGGAAGTCACTTTAAGCAACATGCAGCAGGCAGGGCACCAG ATTCCTATGTACGCATTGCATTGATGTCTTCAAGTGGCTTTGAAATGACGAAGAGTAAGACATCGGTCCGACGTGGTCAACCCAACCCTACCTTCAAAGAAACATTCATCTTCCAG GTTGCACAATTCCAACTTGCTGATGTGACCCTGATGTTCAGCGTCTTCAACAAGCGCGGCATGAAGCGAAAGGAGACCATCGGCTGGTTCACCATGGGTCTTAGCAACAGTAGCGATGAAGAGACGGCCCACTGGAAAGAGATGAGAGAGTCTAAGGGCCACCAAGTCTGCAGATGGCATGCCATGTCGGACAAGTAG
- the LOC117288172 gene encoding synaptotagmin-14-like isoform X3, producing the protein MEDTVGGIPLAAIVFISVIAGMLVVLLLFCMYLNKMACFVNCGGCDCFEEKKESKKDKKKSQLGESYGYDEDDSSSDSDNEMLLRYEHYVSSAKDTGNGSGLAKKTRGGSFRAKSSSSMMNGGQSQQYVSVMSGVSLIPQPQNDGIWYSSFDGQSNGVRGDDVSLAEQGMTRGSTGSLEYHDDPEEIREEGGDEAYLVTAGEPEPVPEDVLNYQESAPTIGQLEVIFDYNGDGNRMNITIIKGLGLPTKENGGASAWRLRIMLYPKKQRTKTRIRESEEPVFKELFRFTRIRPHELVNSAIRFRLYGAERMRKERLIGEGLVKFSSLNTSSKESVIVNLVSRSEAVGGGTASPYSSNSDLSASGESNASLQSLAHGGLPELLVGLTYNATTGRLAVELIKGSHFKQHAAGRAPDSYVRIALMSSSGFEMTKSKTSVRRGQPNPTFKETFIFQVAQFQLADVTLMFSVFNKRGMKRKETIGWFTMGLSNSSDEETAHWKEMRESKGHQVCRWHAMSDK; encoded by the exons TCCCGTTAGCGGCCATCGTTTTCATCTCCGTCATCGCTGGGATGCTGGTGGTGCTGCTTCTCTTCTGCATGTACCTCAACAAGATGGCCTGCTTCGTCAACTGTGGAGGCTGCGATTGCTTCGAGGAGAAGAAGGAATCAAAGAAAGATAAGAAGAAGTCCCAGCTGG GTGAGAGTTATGGTTATGATGAAGATGATTCCTCATCAGACAGCGATAATGAGATGCTTCTACGCTATGAGCACTACGTCAGCAGCGCCAAGGACACTGGCAACGGCAGCGGACTCGCCAAGAAAACCAGGGGTGGGAGCTTCAGGGCAAAGAGCTCCTCATCTATGATGAATGGAG GTCAAAGTCAGCAATATGTCTCTGTTATGAGTGGTGTTTCTCTgattcctcaaccacaaaatgATGGCATTTGGTATAGCAGCTTTGATGGACAAAGTAATG GTGTTCGAGGAGATGACGTATCATTGGCAGAGCAGGGTATGACTCGAGGAAGTACAGGTTCCTTGGAGTACCACGATGATCCAGAAGAAATCCGGGAGGAAGGCGGGGACGAGGCCTATCTTGTGACTGCCGGAGAACCTGAACCTGTGCCTGAG GATGTTCTCAACTATCAGGAGTCTGCCCCCACCATTGGACAGCTGGAGGTGATCTTCGACTACAACGGAGACGGTAACCGAATGAACATCACCATCATCAAGGGCCTTGGGCTGCCTACCAAGGAGAATGGGGGCGCTTCGGCGTGGAGGTTGCGCATCATGCTCTATCCCAAGAAGCAACGCACCAAGACCCGAATCCGAGAGAGCGAGGAGCCCGTCTTCAAGGAGCTTTTCCGGTTCACCCGCATCCGACCCCATGAGCTGGTCAACTCGGCCATCCGCTTCAGGCTGTACGGTGCCGAGAGAATGCGCAAGGAGAGACTGATCGGCGAGGGCCTCGTCAAGTTCTCATCCCTCAACACCTCCTCAAAGGAGAGCGTCATAGTCAACTTAGTCTCGAGAAGTGAAGCT gtggGAGGTGGCACAGCATCCCCTTATTCCAGTAATTCAGACCTATCAGCCAGCGGGGAGAGTAACGCTTCGCTACAGTCTCTCGCTCACGGTGGACTACCTGAACTTCTGGTTGGATTGACTTACAACGCCACCACGGGGCGTCTCGCTGTCGAGCTGATCAAGGGAAGTCACTTTAAGCAACATGCAGCAGGCAGGGCACCAG ATTCCTATGTACGCATTGCATTGATGTCTTCAAGTGGCTTTGAAATGACGAAGAGTAAGACATCGGTCCGACGTGGTCAACCCAACCCTACCTTCAAAGAAACATTCATCTTCCAG GTTGCACAATTCCAACTTGCTGATGTGACCCTGATGTTCAGCGTCTTCAACAAGCGCGGCATGAAGCGAAAGGAGACCATCGGCTGGTTCACCATGGGTCTTAGCAACAGTAGCGATGAAGAGACGGCCCACTGGAAAGAGATGAGAGAGTCTAAGGGCCACCAAGTCTGCAGATGGCATGCCATGTCGGACAAGTAG
- the LOC117288172 gene encoding synaptotagmin-16-like isoform X1: protein MLDTLTDWLSEVVQSMSSDARVDQQVQHVEVAKEKRVSKNNNNGKIGIDNPGLILEELEDIDGEVTVVSWSCQNEVNSIEVTDDRSDEVDACVPDDSPMTPSELEPQTPTKYSYKIPGWFDPTNSEGQSQQYVSVMSGVSLIPQPQNDGIWYSSFDGQSNGVRGDDVSLAEQGMTRGSTGSLEYHDDPEEIREEGGDEAYLVTAGEPEPVPEDVLNYQESAPTIGQLEVIFDYNGDGNRMNITIIKGLGLPTKENGGASAWRLRIMLYPKKQRTKTRIRESEEPVFKELFRFTRIRPHELVNSAIRFRLYGAERMRKERLIGEGLVKFSSLNTSSKESVIVNLVSRSEAVGGGTASPYSSNSDLSASGESNASLQSLAHGGLPELLVGLTYNATTGRLAVELIKGSHFKQHAAGRAPDSYVRIALMSSSGFEMTKSKTSVRRGQPNPTFKETFIFQVAQFQLADVTLMFSVFNKRGMKRKETIGWFTMGLSNSSDEETAHWKEMRESKGHQVCRWHAMSDK from the exons ATGTTGGACACTCTTACAGACTGGTTGAGCGAAGTCGTCCAGTCTATGTCTTCGGATGCACGAGTTGATCAACAAGTACAGCATGTCGAGGTAGCTAAAGAGAAACGAGTCTCTAAGAATAACAACAATGGGAAGATTGGTATTGATAACCCTGGACTAATATTGGAAGAACTCGAAGACATCGATGGAGAAGTTACCGTTGTTAGTTGGTCATGTCAGAATGAAGTGAATTCGATTGAAGTGACTGATGATAGGTCGGATGAAGTTGATGCCTGTGTACCGGATGATAGTCCTATGACTCCTAGTGAACTTGAACCACAGACTCCGACTAAATATTCATATAAAATACCTGGTTGGTTTGATCCAACTAATAGTGAGG GTCAAAGTCAGCAATATGTCTCTGTTATGAGTGGTGTTTCTCTgattcctcaaccacaaaatgATGGCATTTGGTATAGCAGCTTTGATGGACAAAGTAATG GTGTTCGAGGAGATGACGTATCATTGGCAGAGCAGGGTATGACTCGAGGAAGTACAGGTTCCTTGGAGTACCACGATGATCCAGAAGAAATCCGGGAGGAAGGCGGGGACGAGGCCTATCTTGTGACTGCCGGAGAACCTGAACCTGTGCCTGAG GATGTTCTCAACTATCAGGAGTCTGCCCCCACCATTGGACAGCTGGAGGTGATCTTCGACTACAACGGAGACGGTAACCGAATGAACATCACCATCATCAAGGGCCTTGGGCTGCCTACCAAGGAGAATGGGGGCGCTTCGGCGTGGAGGTTGCGCATCATGCTCTATCCCAAGAAGCAACGCACCAAGACCCGAATCCGAGAGAGCGAGGAGCCCGTCTTCAAGGAGCTTTTCCGGTTCACCCGCATCCGACCCCATGAGCTGGTCAACTCGGCCATCCGCTTCAGGCTGTACGGTGCCGAGAGAATGCGCAAGGAGAGACTGATCGGCGAGGGCCTCGTCAAGTTCTCATCCCTCAACACCTCCTCAAAGGAGAGCGTCATAGTCAACTTAGTCTCGAGAAGTGAAGCT gtggGAGGTGGCACAGCATCCCCTTATTCCAGTAATTCAGACCTATCAGCCAGCGGGGAGAGTAACGCTTCGCTACAGTCTCTCGCTCACGGTGGACTACCTGAACTTCTGGTTGGATTGACTTACAACGCCACCACGGGGCGTCTCGCTGTCGAGCTGATCAAGGGAAGTCACTTTAAGCAACATGCAGCAGGCAGGGCACCAG ATTCCTATGTACGCATTGCATTGATGTCTTCAAGTGGCTTTGAAATGACGAAGAGTAAGACATCGGTCCGACGTGGTCAACCCAACCCTACCTTCAAAGAAACATTCATCTTCCAG GTTGCACAATTCCAACTTGCTGATGTGACCCTGATGTTCAGCGTCTTCAACAAGCGCGGCATGAAGCGAAAGGAGACCATCGGCTGGTTCACCATGGGTCTTAGCAACAGTAGCGATGAAGAGACGGCCCACTGGAAAGAGATGAGAGAGTCTAAGGGCCACCAAGTCTGCAGATGGCATGCCATGTCGGACAAGTAG
- the LOC117288172 gene encoding synaptotagmin-16-like isoform X5 — MLDTLTDWLSEVVQSMSSDARVDQQVQHVEVAKEKRVSKNNNNGKIGIDNPGLILEELEDIDGEVTVVSWSCQNEVNSIEVTDDRSDEVDACVPDDSPMTPSELEPQTPTKYSYKIPGWFDPTNSEGVRGDDVSLAEQGMTRGSTGSLEYHDDPEEIREEGGDEAYLVTAGEPEPVPEDVLNYQESAPTIGQLEVIFDYNGDGNRMNITIIKGLGLPTKENGGASAWRLRIMLYPKKQRTKTRIRESEEPVFKELFRFTRIRPHELVNSAIRFRLYGAERMRKERLIGEGLVKFSSLNTSSKESVIVNLVSRSEAVGGGTASPYSSNSDLSASGESNASLQSLAHGGLPELLVGLTYNATTGRLAVELIKGSHFKQHAAGRAPDSYVRIALMSSSGFEMTKSKTSVRRGQPNPTFKETFIFQVAQFQLADVTLMFSVFNKRGMKRKETIGWFTMGLSNSSDEETAHWKEMRESKGHQVCRWHAMSDK; from the exons ATGTTGGACACTCTTACAGACTGGTTGAGCGAAGTCGTCCAGTCTATGTCTTCGGATGCACGAGTTGATCAACAAGTACAGCATGTCGAGGTAGCTAAAGAGAAACGAGTCTCTAAGAATAACAACAATGGGAAGATTGGTATTGATAACCCTGGACTAATATTGGAAGAACTCGAAGACATCGATGGAGAAGTTACCGTTGTTAGTTGGTCATGTCAGAATGAAGTGAATTCGATTGAAGTGACTGATGATAGGTCGGATGAAGTTGATGCCTGTGTACCGGATGATAGTCCTATGACTCCTAGTGAACTTGAACCACAGACTCCGACTAAATATTCATATAAAATACCTGGTTGGTTTGATCCAACTAATAGTGAGG GTGTTCGAGGAGATGACGTATCATTGGCAGAGCAGGGTATGACTCGAGGAAGTACAGGTTCCTTGGAGTACCACGATGATCCAGAAGAAATCCGGGAGGAAGGCGGGGACGAGGCCTATCTTGTGACTGCCGGAGAACCTGAACCTGTGCCTGAG GATGTTCTCAACTATCAGGAGTCTGCCCCCACCATTGGACAGCTGGAGGTGATCTTCGACTACAACGGAGACGGTAACCGAATGAACATCACCATCATCAAGGGCCTTGGGCTGCCTACCAAGGAGAATGGGGGCGCTTCGGCGTGGAGGTTGCGCATCATGCTCTATCCCAAGAAGCAACGCACCAAGACCCGAATCCGAGAGAGCGAGGAGCCCGTCTTCAAGGAGCTTTTCCGGTTCACCCGCATCCGACCCCATGAGCTGGTCAACTCGGCCATCCGCTTCAGGCTGTACGGTGCCGAGAGAATGCGCAAGGAGAGACTGATCGGCGAGGGCCTCGTCAAGTTCTCATCCCTCAACACCTCCTCAAAGGAGAGCGTCATAGTCAACTTAGTCTCGAGAAGTGAAGCT gtggGAGGTGGCACAGCATCCCCTTATTCCAGTAATTCAGACCTATCAGCCAGCGGGGAGAGTAACGCTTCGCTACAGTCTCTCGCTCACGGTGGACTACCTGAACTTCTGGTTGGATTGACTTACAACGCCACCACGGGGCGTCTCGCTGTCGAGCTGATCAAGGGAAGTCACTTTAAGCAACATGCAGCAGGCAGGGCACCAG ATTCCTATGTACGCATTGCATTGATGTCTTCAAGTGGCTTTGAAATGACGAAGAGTAAGACATCGGTCCGACGTGGTCAACCCAACCCTACCTTCAAAGAAACATTCATCTTCCAG GTTGCACAATTCCAACTTGCTGATGTGACCCTGATGTTCAGCGTCTTCAACAAGCGCGGCATGAAGCGAAAGGAGACCATCGGCTGGTTCACCATGGGTCTTAGCAACAGTAGCGATGAAGAGACGGCCCACTGGAAAGAGATGAGAGAGTCTAAGGGCCACCAAGTCTGCAGATGGCATGCCATGTCGGACAAGTAG
- the LOC117288172 gene encoding synaptotagmin-16-like isoform X2, which produces MPIGYYLRRYVSWCSCTTLPISETDSELSFGDPVLLLQDWCVINLSAECSPVIDVHGSAEVHSLDDHRSDTTSNPEIILTGTDASVEYLYAKPLNQTSNLRERTLEDASSSRSRQHRREPDRGVNEMGSRTWSRKNATTFKPPEEEFLSREQIYRLYGVRGDDVSLAEQGMTRGSTGSLEYHDDPEEIREEGGDEAYLVTAGEPEPVPEDVLNYQESAPTIGQLEVIFDYNGDGNRMNITIIKGLGLPTKENGGASAWRLRIMLYPKKQRTKTRIRESEEPVFKELFRFTRIRPHELVNSAIRFRLYGAERMRKERLIGEGLVKFSSLNTSSKESVIVNLVSRSEAVGGGTASPYSSNSDLSASGESNASLQSLAHGGLPELLVGLTYNATTGRLAVELIKGSHFKQHAAGRAPDSYVRIALMSSSGFEMTKSKTSVRRGQPNPTFKETFIFQVAQFQLADVTLMFSVFNKRGMKRKETIGWFTMGLSNSSDEETAHWKEMRESKGHQVCRWHAMSDK; this is translated from the exons ATGCCCATTGGATACTACCTTAGAAGGTACGTGAGTTGGTGTAGCTGTACTACTCTACCAATCAGCGAGACAGACTCAGAGCTCTCTTTCGGTGACCCGGTTCTACTGCTACAAGACTGGTGCGTGATCAATTTATCCGCGGAGTGTTCACCAGTCATAGACGTGCATGGCTCTGCTGAAGTCCACAGTTTGGATGATCACCGATCTGACACCACCAGTAACCCTGAAATTATTCTGACTGGAACGGATGCATCGGTTGAATATCTGTATGCAAAACCTCTGAATCAAACTAGCAACTTGAGAGAGAGGACGCTTGAGGATGCAAGCTCCTCAAGGTCAAGGCAACATCGAAGGGAACCCGACCGTGGGGTTAACGAAATGGGCAGTAGGACTTGGTCAAGAAAAAATGCAACCACATTTAAGCCACCGGAAGAGGAATTCTTGTCGAGGGAACAGATCTACAGGTTGTATG GTGTTCGAGGAGATGACGTATCATTGGCAGAGCAGGGTATGACTCGAGGAAGTACAGGTTCCTTGGAGTACCACGATGATCCAGAAGAAATCCGGGAGGAAGGCGGGGACGAGGCCTATCTTGTGACTGCCGGAGAACCTGAACCTGTGCCTGAG GATGTTCTCAACTATCAGGAGTCTGCCCCCACCATTGGACAGCTGGAGGTGATCTTCGACTACAACGGAGACGGTAACCGAATGAACATCACCATCATCAAGGGCCTTGGGCTGCCTACCAAGGAGAATGGGGGCGCTTCGGCGTGGAGGTTGCGCATCATGCTCTATCCCAAGAAGCAACGCACCAAGACCCGAATCCGAGAGAGCGAGGAGCCCGTCTTCAAGGAGCTTTTCCGGTTCACCCGCATCCGACCCCATGAGCTGGTCAACTCGGCCATCCGCTTCAGGCTGTACGGTGCCGAGAGAATGCGCAAGGAGAGACTGATCGGCGAGGGCCTCGTCAAGTTCTCATCCCTCAACACCTCCTCAAAGGAGAGCGTCATAGTCAACTTAGTCTCGAGAAGTGAAGCT gtggGAGGTGGCACAGCATCCCCTTATTCCAGTAATTCAGACCTATCAGCCAGCGGGGAGAGTAACGCTTCGCTACAGTCTCTCGCTCACGGTGGACTACCTGAACTTCTGGTTGGATTGACTTACAACGCCACCACGGGGCGTCTCGCTGTCGAGCTGATCAAGGGAAGTCACTTTAAGCAACATGCAGCAGGCAGGGCACCAG ATTCCTATGTACGCATTGCATTGATGTCTTCAAGTGGCTTTGAAATGACGAAGAGTAAGACATCGGTCCGACGTGGTCAACCCAACCCTACCTTCAAAGAAACATTCATCTTCCAG GTTGCACAATTCCAACTTGCTGATGTGACCCTGATGTTCAGCGTCTTCAACAAGCGCGGCATGAAGCGAAAGGAGACCATCGGCTGGTTCACCATGGGTCTTAGCAACAGTAGCGATGAAGAGACGGCCCACTGGAAAGAGATGAGAGAGTCTAAGGGCCACCAAGTCTGCAGATGGCATGCCATGTCGGACAAGTAG
- the LOC117288172 gene encoding synaptotagmin-16-like isoform X7, producing MCLKCITLCPPFGQSFGIRGLLSKRSAPPPDDGDVYEKSESASADGIEVASAKDLFNGSLRGSSHDSGHYENGIGLEIETDEVEHTTTVDGPAGVRGDDVSLAEQGMTRGSTGSLEYHDDPEEIREEGGDEAYLVTAGEPEPVPEDVLNYQESAPTIGQLEVIFDYNGDGNRMNITIIKGLGLPTKENGGASAWRLRIMLYPKKQRTKTRIRESEEPVFKELFRFTRIRPHELVNSAIRFRLYGAERMRKERLIGEGLVKFSSLNTSSKESVIVNLVSRSEAVGGGTASPYSSNSDLSASGESNASLQSLAHGGLPELLVGLTYNATTGRLAVELIKGSHFKQHAAGRAPDSYVRIALMSSSGFEMTKSKTSVRRGQPNPTFKETFIFQVAQFQLADVTLMFSVFNKRGMKRKETIGWFTMGLSNSSDEETAHWKEMRESKGHQVCRWHAMSDK from the exons ATGTGCTTGAAGTGTATAACTTTGTGCCCTCCGTTTGGACAATCTTTTGGTATACGGGGGTTACTCTCTAAGCGTTCAGCCCCACCACCAGACGACGGAGATGTGTATGAAAAGAGTGAGTCGGCAAGTGCCGATGGGATCGAGGTGGCCTCGGCAAAGGATTTATTCAATGGGTCTCTGAGAGGCTCGAGTCATGACTCTGGACATTATGAGAACGGGATCGGTCTGGAAATTGAAACGGATGAGGTGGAACATACAACAACAGTGGATGGACCAGCAG GTGTTCGAGGAGATGACGTATCATTGGCAGAGCAGGGTATGACTCGAGGAAGTACAGGTTCCTTGGAGTACCACGATGATCCAGAAGAAATCCGGGAGGAAGGCGGGGACGAGGCCTATCTTGTGACTGCCGGAGAACCTGAACCTGTGCCTGAG GATGTTCTCAACTATCAGGAGTCTGCCCCCACCATTGGACAGCTGGAGGTGATCTTCGACTACAACGGAGACGGTAACCGAATGAACATCACCATCATCAAGGGCCTTGGGCTGCCTACCAAGGAGAATGGGGGCGCTTCGGCGTGGAGGTTGCGCATCATGCTCTATCCCAAGAAGCAACGCACCAAGACCCGAATCCGAGAGAGCGAGGAGCCCGTCTTCAAGGAGCTTTTCCGGTTCACCCGCATCCGACCCCATGAGCTGGTCAACTCGGCCATCCGCTTCAGGCTGTACGGTGCCGAGAGAATGCGCAAGGAGAGACTGATCGGCGAGGGCCTCGTCAAGTTCTCATCCCTCAACACCTCCTCAAAGGAGAGCGTCATAGTCAACTTAGTCTCGAGAAGTGAAGCT gtggGAGGTGGCACAGCATCCCCTTATTCCAGTAATTCAGACCTATCAGCCAGCGGGGAGAGTAACGCTTCGCTACAGTCTCTCGCTCACGGTGGACTACCTGAACTTCTGGTTGGATTGACTTACAACGCCACCACGGGGCGTCTCGCTGTCGAGCTGATCAAGGGAAGTCACTTTAAGCAACATGCAGCAGGCAGGGCACCAG ATTCCTATGTACGCATTGCATTGATGTCTTCAAGTGGCTTTGAAATGACGAAGAGTAAGACATCGGTCCGACGTGGTCAACCCAACCCTACCTTCAAAGAAACATTCATCTTCCAG GTTGCACAATTCCAACTTGCTGATGTGACCCTGATGTTCAGCGTCTTCAACAAGCGCGGCATGAAGCGAAAGGAGACCATCGGCTGGTTCACCATGGGTCTTAGCAACAGTAGCGATGAAGAGACGGCCCACTGGAAAGAGATGAGAGAGTCTAAGGGCCACCAAGTCTGCAGATGGCATGCCATGTCGGACAAGTAG
- the LOC117288172 gene encoding synaptotagmin-16-like isoform X6: MEDTVGGIPLAAIVFISVIAGMLVVLLLFCMYLNKMACFVNCGGCDCFEEKKESKKDKKKSQLGESYGYDEDDSSSDSDNEMLLRYEHYVSSAKDTGNGSGLAKKTRGGSFRAKSSSSMMNGGVRGDDVSLAEQGMTRGSTGSLEYHDDPEEIREEGGDEAYLVTAGEPEPVPEDVLNYQESAPTIGQLEVIFDYNGDGNRMNITIIKGLGLPTKENGGASAWRLRIMLYPKKQRTKTRIRESEEPVFKELFRFTRIRPHELVNSAIRFRLYGAERMRKERLIGEGLVKFSSLNTSSKESVIVNLVSRSEAVGGGTASPYSSNSDLSASGESNASLQSLAHGGLPELLVGLTYNATTGRLAVELIKGSHFKQHAAGRAPDSYVRIALMSSSGFEMTKSKTSVRRGQPNPTFKETFIFQVAQFQLADVTLMFSVFNKRGMKRKETIGWFTMGLSNSSDEETAHWKEMRESKGHQVCRWHAMSDK, from the exons TCCCGTTAGCGGCCATCGTTTTCATCTCCGTCATCGCTGGGATGCTGGTGGTGCTGCTTCTCTTCTGCATGTACCTCAACAAGATGGCCTGCTTCGTCAACTGTGGAGGCTGCGATTGCTTCGAGGAGAAGAAGGAATCAAAGAAAGATAAGAAGAAGTCCCAGCTGG GTGAGAGTTATGGTTATGATGAAGATGATTCCTCATCAGACAGCGATAATGAGATGCTTCTACGCTATGAGCACTACGTCAGCAGCGCCAAGGACACTGGCAACGGCAGCGGACTCGCCAAGAAAACCAGGGGTGGGAGCTTCAGGGCAAAGAGCTCCTCATCTATGATGAATGGAG GTGTTCGAGGAGATGACGTATCATTGGCAGAGCAGGGTATGACTCGAGGAAGTACAGGTTCCTTGGAGTACCACGATGATCCAGAAGAAATCCGGGAGGAAGGCGGGGACGAGGCCTATCTTGTGACTGCCGGAGAACCTGAACCTGTGCCTGAG GATGTTCTCAACTATCAGGAGTCTGCCCCCACCATTGGACAGCTGGAGGTGATCTTCGACTACAACGGAGACGGTAACCGAATGAACATCACCATCATCAAGGGCCTTGGGCTGCCTACCAAGGAGAATGGGGGCGCTTCGGCGTGGAGGTTGCGCATCATGCTCTATCCCAAGAAGCAACGCACCAAGACCCGAATCCGAGAGAGCGAGGAGCCCGTCTTCAAGGAGCTTTTCCGGTTCACCCGCATCCGACCCCATGAGCTGGTCAACTCGGCCATCCGCTTCAGGCTGTACGGTGCCGAGAGAATGCGCAAGGAGAGACTGATCGGCGAGGGCCTCGTCAAGTTCTCATCCCTCAACACCTCCTCAAAGGAGAGCGTCATAGTCAACTTAGTCTCGAGAAGTGAAGCT gtggGAGGTGGCACAGCATCCCCTTATTCCAGTAATTCAGACCTATCAGCCAGCGGGGAGAGTAACGCTTCGCTACAGTCTCTCGCTCACGGTGGACTACCTGAACTTCTGGTTGGATTGACTTACAACGCCACCACGGGGCGTCTCGCTGTCGAGCTGATCAAGGGAAGTCACTTTAAGCAACATGCAGCAGGCAGGGCACCAG ATTCCTATGTACGCATTGCATTGATGTCTTCAAGTGGCTTTGAAATGACGAAGAGTAAGACATCGGTCCGACGTGGTCAACCCAACCCTACCTTCAAAGAAACATTCATCTTCCAG GTTGCACAATTCCAACTTGCTGATGTGACCCTGATGTTCAGCGTCTTCAACAAGCGCGGCATGAAGCGAAAGGAGACCATCGGCTGGTTCACCATGGGTCTTAGCAACAGTAGCGATGAAGAGACGGCCCACTGGAAAGAGATGAGAGAGTCTAAGGGCCACCAAGTCTGCAGATGGCATGCCATGTCGGACAAGTAG